In the Alphaproteobacteria bacterium genome, GGCGCACGCGCCATTTGGCGTCCGGATTGCGCCGCCATGCACCCGTGCCGGTGCACGGCGCGTCGATCAGAACGAGATCGGCACGGCCTTCAAGGCCCACGAGCGCATCCTTGGCTCCACGCGGCGTGCGCACCTGCACATTGTGTACACCGGCGCGCTCCAGCCGCTCATGGATCGGCGCCAGCCGGCGCTTGTCGGTATCGGTTGCGAAAATCTGGCCCTTGTTCTCCATCATGGCGGCAAGCGCCAGTGTCTTGCCGCCTGCGCCCGCACAGAGGTCGACCACCTGTTCGCCTCCCTTCGCGCCGGCGAACAGCGCGGCGAGCTGCGAGCCCTCGTCCTGGATTTCGATCTGCCCCTTCAGATAGGCCGGCTCGGCGTGGATCGCGGGCGCTTTGGAGCCGGCGCCGATCTCAACCCGCACGCCCCAGGGAGACCAGCGCGCAGGCTGCGGCGCATATTCGGCGAGCGCCTCCGCGGCCTCGTCACGCGTCGCCTTCAGCGTGTTGGCGCGCAGATCGATCGGCGCACGCGAGGCCAGCGCCTCGGCCTCCTCGGCGCGCTCATCCCCGAAGGTGTCGCCGAGTTTGTCGTCAAGCCATTCGGGATAGTCGCCGCGCACGTGCGGCGGTGCGCCCTCGAGGCTCCTCGCGCGCAACCGTGCATGCTCATCGTCCGATAGCGGCCCCGGCGCAAAGCGCGAGCCGTCGGCGAGCCGCGAGATCGCCTCGACGTCGAGGGAGCGCTCGCGCGCCAGCATGCCGAGCAGCACCGCCCGCGGCGTCTCCGCGCCCATGATCCAGGCCGCGGACGACCTGCGGCGCAGCGCGTCGTAGACGAGGCCCGCGATCGCGGCCCGATCGCCGGATCCGGCGAAGCGATGCGACAGGCCCCAGTCCTTGAGCGTCTGCGCGGCCGGACGGCGCTGCGCTTCGATATCGGCGAGCACCTCGATGGCGGCGGACAGGCGCGCAGCGGGTGTCATGCAGACTCTCTTTGCCGCATGATCTCATCCGAAAACCGCTGCACACTTTTCGGGATCATGCGGTGCCGCATGATCTCATCCGAAAACCGCTGCACACTTTTCGGGATCATGCGGTCAGTATCTTGAACGCGAAGTAGATCCACATGATGAGCAGCACGAACATGCCGGCCGCAAAGACCTTGAAGCGCGTCGGAACGTAGTTCGAGGTCGTGTGCACATAGGCATGGCCGAACCGAAGCAGCACGAACAGCCATGCCAGCACGACGAAGATCACGTCGGCCTGCCGCGTGACCCACGCAAGGATCACCACGACGTAGAACAGGAGCGGCAGCTGGAACTGGCTGTTGAAGCAGTTGCTGATCTGCGTCGGATGGTCCGGCCAATTCGACTGGCCGAGCGCGATGTCGCGGATCTTGGTCTCGCCGCGCGTAACACTGTCCCTGCGCGTGCGCGCCATCCAGATCAACAGGCCGAAGGTCAGCGCGACCTGAACGAAGACCGGCAGCAGCACCATCTGGACGGTCATGATCTACTCCGCGATCTTCACAAGCTGCTTGCCGAAATTCTTGCCCTTGAGCATGCCCATGAAGGCGGCGGGCGCATTCTCGAGCCCTTCGGCGATGTCCTCGCGGTACTTGATGCGGCCTTCTTTGATCCACTGCGGCATCTCGCGGATGAAGTCGTCGAAGCGTCCCCAGAAATCCGAAACAATGAAGCCGCGAATTGTGAGGCGCTTGGTCAGGATCGCGCGGAAGAGTTGCGCGGTTTTGTATTTCATGTCGGGGGATTCGGTCGCGCTGTATTGCGCGATCAGCCCGCACACCGGAATGCGCGCGAATGGATTGAGCAGTGGAAACACCGCGTCCCACACCGGGCCGGACACATTCTCGAAATAGACGTCGATGCCTTTCGGGCAAGCGGCCTTGAGTTTGTCAGCGAGCGCCGGGTCGCGATGGTCGACGCAATCATCGAAGCCGAGTTCGTCCTTCACGTACCGGCATTTCTCCGGCCCGCCCGCGATCCCGACCGCCCGCGCGCCTTTGACCTTGGCGATCTGCCCGACGATCGCGCCGACCGCGCCGGAGGCAGCAGACACCACCACCGTCTCGCCCGCCTGCGGCTTCCCGATCTCGTTTAGCCCCGTGTACGCGGTCATCCCCGGCATCCCGAGCACGCCAAGCGCGGTCGAGACCGGCGCGAGTTTCGGGTCGAGTTTGCGCAGCCCCGAGCCATCCGAAAGCATATGCGTCTGCCAACCCGCGCGGCTCAGCACGATGTCGCCTTTGGCGAATTTGCCGTTGTTCGACGCGGTGACCTCGCTCACCGTACCAGCTTCCATCACCTCATCGATGCCGACCGGCTTGGCGTAGGACGGCGCATCGCTCATGCGCCCGCGCATATAAGGATCGAGCGAGAGCCATGTGGTCTTGAGCAGCACCTGTCCCGGCCCGGGCTGCGGCACGGGAAATTCCTCGAGACGAAAATCGGACGGCTTCGGATCGCCCACTGGGCGAGACGCGAGCACGATGCGGCGGGCGGTTTCGGGCATCTAGGTCTCCGTGTCGTCGCTCCCCTTGGGGAAGTGATGAAAATCGTGACTCGAGTCGACAAATCGGCGCAAGCTCAGACGAGATCGCCCGCGCCGAGATCAACCGGTGTGTAACATCCAACTCCTCTCGTCCATACAAGGAAATCTCATGGGCAAGTCCGGCGTCCTGGCTGTTGTCGCCTTATGCTTCATTGCCGTGCTGCCCGCCGCCGCAAAGGTGGAGAAGTTCATCGGCGTCCGCACCGAGATGGTGAAGACCGACGGCGCAACGATCTACGTGCGCGTCGGTGGCAAGGGCCCCGCGGTGGTCATGCTGCACGGATTCGGGGATACCGGCGACATGTGGGCGCCGCTCGCGAACGCGCTGATCAAGGATCACACCGTGATCGTGCCGGACCTGCGCGGGATGGGCCTCTCGTCGCTCCCGACTTCGGGGTACGACAAGAAGACACAGGGGCAGGACATCGCGGCTGTGATGGACAGACTCGGCATACAGAAAGCCGATCTGGTCACGCACGACATCGGCAACATGGTGGGCTATGCGCTCGCCGCGCAGTATCCGGAGCGCATCACCAAATGGGCGATCATCGATGCGCCGCTGCCGGGCATCGGGCCGTGGGACGAGATCCTGAAGAGCCCGCTCTTATGGCATTTCAATTTCCGCGGGCCGGATGTCGACCGCCTCGTGAAGGGGCGCGAGCGCATCTACCTCGACCGCTTCTGGAACGAACTCTCGGCAAACCCGAAGGCGATCGATGAGGAGACCCGCCGGCACTACGCCAAGCTTTACGCGCGGCCCGGCGCCATGCATGCGGCGTTCGAGCAGTTCGCGACCTTCAACACCAAGGACGCCGTCGACAACAAGGAATTCCAGAAGAAGGGCAAGCTCGCGATGCCGATCCTCGCCGTCGGCGCCGAGAAATCGTTCGGCGACACGCAGGCAGTGGTGATGCGCGAGGTCGGCAGCAACGTCGAGGGCGCCATCATCACGGGCTCCGGCCACTGGATCATGGAAGAGCAGCCGGCGCAGACGGTCAGCAAGGTCAAGGCATTTTTGGAAAAGAACTGAGTTTCGAGGGTCGGCACCTAGTGTCCCGATTCCGAAGTTCGCATCATTAGGCGACACCCTGGGTTGCAAACTTCGGAATCGAAGGACACTAGCAACGTATTGATCTAGTGTGGCTTTGGTTCAGAAGTCCGCATGTTGGACGCGCTGCAAGAATGATGCGGACTTCTGAACCGCCACACTAGCGCCCCAGCCCCTCGAAGGCCAGCAGAGCGACATGGCCGACTAAGGCCGCGACGCCAGCGAAATTGATCAGGAAGACCTGCCCGCGCAGCGGCACGTTGTCGGTGAGGCACTGCACCAGCGAGTGGATCACGCGGCCGGCGACGAAGATCCAGGCCGCGATGATGTCGATAGTGCTGACATTGCTCGTTGCAACCAGCAGCACGACAACGGCGTAAAAGATCGCCGGAAGCTCGAACTGGTTGGCGAGGTTGCGCGTGACACGATCGATATGCGCCGGCTCTTCGCCATGCGCAAACGCACCGTAATCGACCTCGCCGCTGCGGACAGCGCGCTGCCGGACAACGGTGAGCCAGACGTAGAGCAGGAAGGTCCAGCCGATCTGCGCGAGCATCGGCCAGAGCAGTGACATCGCTCACACGCGCGATGGATAGTTCGGGCTCTCGCGCGTGATCGTCACGTCATGCACGTGGCTCTCGCGCAGGCCGGCAGCTGATATGCGCACGAACTGTGCCTTGGCATGCAGCTCGGGCAGGTCCTTCGCGCCGACATAGCCCATCGCGGCGCGCAGGCCGCCGGCGAGCTGATGCAGCACGCTTGCGACCGGGCCCTTGTAGGGCACCTGCCCCTCGATGCCTTCGGGCACGAGCTTGAGCGTATCCTTGATGTCCTGCTGGAAGTAGCGGTCGGCCGAGCCGCGCGCCATCGCGCCGACCGAGCCCATGCCGCGATAGGCCTTGTAGGAGCGGCCCTGCCACAGGAACGTCTCGCCCGGCGTTTCGTCGGTGCCGGCGAAGAGCGAGCCGACCATTGCGCAGTCGGCGCCCGCCGCAAGCGCCTTGGCGAGGTCGCCCGAATACTTGATGCCGCCGTCGGCGATGACCGGCGTGTTGGTCTTCCTCGCTTCCTCGACCGAATCCATCACGGCGGTCATCTGCGGCACGCCGACGCCTGCGATGATGCGCGTGGTGCAGATCGAACCCGGGCCGATGCCGACCTTGATGGCGTCGGCGCCGGAATCGATCAGCGCCTTGGCGCCCTCGGAGGTCGCCACATTGCCGGCAACCACCTGCACCTTGTTGGAGAGGCGCTTGATGCGGTTGACGGCGTCGAGCACGTGCCTGGAATGCCCATGCGCGGTGTCGACC is a window encoding:
- a CDS encoding RsmB/NOP family class I SAM-dependent RNA methyltransferase, with amino-acid sequence MTPAARLSAAIEVLADIEAQRRPAAQTLKDWGLSHRFAGSGDRAAIAGLVYDALRRRSSAAWIMGAETPRAVLLGMLARERSLDVEAISRLADGSRFAPGPLSDDEHARLRARSLEGAPPHVRGDYPEWLDDKLGDTFGDERAEEAEALASRAPIDLRANTLKATRDEAAEALAEYAPQPARWSPWGVRVEIGAGSKAPAIHAEPAYLKGQIEIQDEGSQLAALFAGAKGGEQVVDLCAGAGGKTLALAAMMENKGQIFATDTDKRRLAPIHERLERAGVHNVQVRTPRGAKDALVGLEGRADLVLIDAPCTGTGAWRRNPDAKWRVRPGALAERVKDQAEALDRAVPLVKPGSRIAYVTCSVLAEENGAQVRAFLARHNGFSIEPPAEVTNALGERAFLFRRAVLMSDEGLLMTPRRTGTDGFFVSVLRRS
- a CDS encoding MAPEG family protein, with amino-acid sequence MTVQMVLLPVFVQVALTFGLLIWMARTRRDSVTRGETKIRDIALGQSNWPDHPTQISNCFNSQFQLPLLFYVVVILAWVTRQADVIFVVLAWLFVLLRFGHAYVHTTSNYVPTRFKVFAAGMFVLLIMWIYFAFKILTA
- a CDS encoding NADP-dependent oxidoreductase → MPETARRIVLASRPVGDPKPSDFRLEEFPVPQPGPGQVLLKTTWLSLDPYMRGRMSDAPSYAKPVGIDEVMEAGTVSEVTASNNGKFAKGDIVLSRAGWQTHMLSDGSGLRKLDPKLAPVSTALGVLGMPGMTAYTGLNEIGKPQAGETVVVSAASGAVGAIVGQIAKVKGARAVGIAGGPEKCRYVKDELGFDDCVDHRDPALADKLKAACPKGIDVYFENVSGPVWDAVFPLLNPFARIPVCGLIAQYSATESPDMKYKTAQLFRAILTKRLTIRGFIVSDFWGRFDDFIREMPQWIKEGRIKYREDIAEGLENAPAAFMGMLKGKNFGKQLVKIAE
- a CDS encoding alpha/beta hydrolase, translated to MVKTDGATIYVRVGGKGPAVVMLHGFGDTGDMWAPLANALIKDHTVIVPDLRGMGLSSLPTSGYDKKTQGQDIAAVMDRLGIQKADLVTHDIGNMVGYALAAQYPERITKWAIIDAPLPGIGPWDEILKSPLLWHFNFRGPDVDRLVKGRERIYLDRFWNELSANPKAIDEETRRHYAKLYARPGAMHAAFEQFATFNTKDAVDNKEFQKKGKLAMPILAVGAEKSFGDTQAVVMREVGSNVEGAIITGSGHWIMEEQPAQTVSKVKAFLEKN
- a CDS encoding MAPEG family protein, whose product is MSLLWPMLAQIGWTFLLYVWLTVVRQRAVRSGEVDYGAFAHGEEPAHIDRVTRNLANQFELPAIFYAVVVLLVATSNVSTIDIIAAWIFVAGRVIHSLVQCLTDNVPLRGQVFLINFAGVAALVGHVALLAFEGLGR